The stretch of DNA CTGTACTGCGCGGTCTCGCTCAAGGCTACGCTTAGTAAGCAGAATGGATAGAGAATGAAGGAGCGACCGGTAACCGTTATCTCTGCTGGCGATAACGAAAGAATTTTAACACTGCTATTCGCGCACTGACTCGACttcaatctttttatttgtaatgtcTAAACTTGAATCTGTTACCAGTTTAAGGTCCTTATTTCTGCTGAATCTTCAATGATGTTCTCGTAGTTTTGTCAgtcttaatatatttgaagGATGAATAGGCATGGGAGTAGATTATCAAAAGAAAATGCTGGTTGATGTGATCCGTTAATAATTGTGCGGCTGACCGCACTAAATACCACAGATCTGTGTCTCGATAGGCCGTGTGCGGCTGACCGCACTACAGATTCTCTAAACACGTGCTCACTTCCAACAGAAAGGTAAAAAGGAATTCGTGAAAAGTCGGGTAAGTATTGGATAGTTGGAGAACTTTACACTGCTtcaattataaagtttattatgagaataatatacagggtgatttaGAACAACCCAAGTGTCCTTGCACAGACGTATTCCTGAgttaattctgagacgatttttcctttacaaaaattttgtccgcggcttatttttcaagttataaaagaaaaaagttatcaaatcacGGGACGAATACAGAAGATAGGCAGGAGCGGCGCAACTGGGCGCAACTCCATTCGACACGGGTGATTACGGGACGCACGTTGCGATTAAACACACGTGATGAAACACgcgccacacacacacacacacacacacacagacacacacaaacacacacacacacacaactctctctctctctctctctctctctctctctcgctcgctcacttatttttacaaattcgacGTCTTCATTCTGTTTGAcggatgaataattttaccggggataagcaataaaaatttacacagcaCTTGACATGCAACAAATCCATACCGAGATTTAtaagacatacattttttttcgtatcacgTATCGAATTTACTCACGTAaatgaatgatttataaatcaattcatTGCTATTAATCACTGCCGAATAATCATATTCCgcttacttttattaagaaaaaagtacacaCTACATGCAATTACAGTAATCAATACTTTCACAGATTtacacacactcacacacgaATCTATCGGTTTGTTATTACTACCGATTAATTATTCGAtgactaaaaattattcgaaggaTACGCCTAACGTTTACACAACGCACGTAGCTCGATGCGGAGACAGTACTCGATGTAAACAATGAACcagattatgtttttattgaaaagtattgttacgcctgtgcttttcgccgctgatgctgtgtgttacagctgacggaccgatcgataatatcgatcagTCACTATAAGTTCAAGCCGTAtggcatttgtaaataaacaagttgttGCTAAGAGAATGTAAACAATCGATAATATCAatcggtccgtcagctgtaacacacagcatcagcggcgaaaagCACAGGCGTAACAGTATTAAGTCGATAATTGCAGTTGATAAATCATGATGTCTGATATAATAATGCAGAGCATTAATGACCGACAATAAAACGCTTCGAAACTTCTTACTGCTAAGATCCGATTGAATCAACTTAACTTTAGCTTTAAGCGAGATTTACAtgtataaatctttattttctttatttaaaaagaaagataaacacattttttaagtCTCACTTAAatccaaaataatattagtgaTTCAAGTGAATAAAATTAGTAGGTAATGTTTAAGTATCTGCCTGTTAATCGAAGATGTGGATTTTTTGTTAACAATTTGCGAACTCAAAAAAGATGTtcatcgtaaataaaatatttggttgCCCTGAAAAGGGcagattaaaagatattttaaaagaatttagttcttataataaatgttcaaaatgtCCGCCGTTCATTGTGATGCATGCTCTCATACGtctcaataaattttcttgagTTTTCTCCATAACTTCGTCTTCGATTAGAAAAATGGCATGATGAAGTTTGTCATTTAATTCTTCGACGTTCTCAGGAAGCTGTCTGTAAATTATTTCCTTGCAGTAGCCccacaaaaaaaaatccaacGGATTGAGGTCTGGTGATCTTGCAGGCCAACGAATCGGACCGTATCGACCCATCCAACGTTCGGGAAATtggtgatttaaaaaatttgtgacaATTCTAGCGTTATGTGGGCCAGCACCGtcttgttgaaataaaattttatttctatttaataatggtatttcttctaaaaaatgtGGCAGATTTTCTGCAAGAAATTCCACATACGATGCGCCATTGAATCTTTCCGGTAGAATAACTGGGCCCAATATTTTTGTACCCATAATTCCAGCCCAGACGTTCAGTTTCCAACGAACTTGGTTATTTCTGAGTCGTGTCACTCGAGGATTTTCTTCGTCCCACACATGCATATTGTGTGAGTTAAAAACTCCTTCTCGTGTGAACAGCGATTCATCGCTGAATATTACACGAGAAGGAAATTCTTGATCTTCGTCTACTCTTCTGAGGAAATCCTCGCAAAATCTCTTCCTCCGAGGATAGTCTTCCTCTCGCAAATGTTGCACGCGAGTGTAGTGGTAAgcgtgcaatttttcttctttgagtATTCTTTGGACGGTAGAAAAAGAGAGTTTGTATTCTCGAGCAATGTCTCGAATACTACTTTCTGGTTCTTGCTCAACAGCACAAAGAACTGTTTCCACGGTTTCCAAATTTCTTGCATCACGATGTCTACCAGTGTCTTTTTTCGTCGGTAAGACACTTCCAGTCTCATATAATCTTTGAGCTGCCTGAAGTATAACATTGGGCCTGGGATGTCTTATTCGGTTCGGATACAATTCAGCGTATCTTCTTGCAGCAACGTAATATTGCCCCTGACATTCACCGAGTACCATGAGCATGTCATAATACTCCGCATTTGTATACGCTGCCATTTTCGTCTCCAATCGTCTCCAAAAAATCTTGATTCTCTAATAATCgagagattattaattaaacaattgatCGATGCTCCGTATTTATACGATCTTCGCGGGGGGTCGAGCCCTCCCGACGAATCGTGTCGCATATCATCTGCAGATATTATTCGTCGGGAGGGACGTGGTGGGGGCTCGATCCCCCGCAAAGATCGTATAAAGATTGTATAaagatcgcgcgcgcgcgcgcgcgcgcgtgtgtgtgtgtgtgtgtgtgtgtggcgcGTGTTTCATCACGTGTGTTTAATCGCAACGTGCGTCCCGTAATCACCCGTGTCGAATGGAGTTGCGCCCAGTTGCGCCGCTCCTGCCTATCTTCTGTATTCGTCCCgtgatttgataacttttttcttttataacttgaaaaataagccgcggacaaaatttttgtaaaggaaaaatcgtctcagaattaacTCAGGAATACGTCTGTGCAAGGACACCTGGGTTGttctgaatcaccctgtagATGATAACGTAATAAtggttaatatataaaaataataattctttaattttctgtaattttattaacttgcgGGACTCGAGACTGGCTATTAGCCTATACCGCGTATGTACTGTCTTTCTATGATTTATTTGAAAGTACCAATTTGTGCAACTGTTCACTTTGATACTTGTTTAAAAGTGAGGTTAAAACGGACCGTAAGTCCAACTTCTTTACTGTACTGATTTTTTCCCGAGTGCCTCCGCAAGTGCGGGGCACGCGTATATATAGGCGTTTGCACACTCGTTCAGTGGAGGGGTGATGCGCCTGGCTCAAGACGATTGGTTCCCTTTCTTAATGATGGGGTGTGTCTTCGCCTACTCCTCGTTGAGATTCTCTAATGAGCAGATGGAGATGTACTGGAAGGGGCTTTATCGCCTTATCTAGATATTAGTTACATAGGCAACTCGCTATCGCGCGAGCCACTGGTAGGGGCACTTGTGCCGCCTCCGATGACTGCATGCTCTTATCTTTATCAGTACTTTCCCTGTCATATCTTATCCTCCTACTCTTATCTTTATCGGTACTGATAAATTATCTTCTAATAACTTTCCTCGTCTTATCTTCTCTAATGTTTTGCCTATGTCTTGCCTTCGTGTCGCCTTCCTCTTCTTAACTTCTCTGATGTTTTGCCTATGTCTCGCCTTTGTGTCGCCTTCCTCTTCTTATCTTCTCTGATGTATTGCCTATGTCTCGCCACTGCGTCGCCTCCTACGTCACCTTCTAATAACTTTTCTCCTTTCAATCTTATCCATATATCGATTGTTCTTTATTTCGATATATAGATTGTTCTCtatttcgatatatcgattgttctctaattcgatatatcgattgttctttattttgatatatcgattgttctctatttcgatatatcgattgttctttatttcgatatatcgattgttCTCTATTTCGATATATCAATTGTTCTCtatttcgatatatcgatttttttctattttgatgTATCTATTGTTCTCTATTTCGATGTATCGATTGTTCTCTATTTCAATATATcgatttttctctattttgaTGTATCGATTGTTCTCTATTTCGATGTATTGATTGTTGATTGTTCTCTATTTTGATATATCGATTGTTCTCTATTCAATATATCGATTGTTCTTGTTAGAATTAAGCGTGGCGCGTTCAGATCTATTAGTAACCATACTGAGGGTGCGTTCCATATAACGCTCGCAACGCTCAGATCGCTTTTTGTGCCGTTCCACTTAACGCTCGCAACGTTCAACAGACGTTGTTGCGAGCAACTTCAGGTGATTGAAATAAACGCTCACAACGTCCGCGCTAAAGAGATGGGTCGACGTGAGCGTTAAACCCATAAGGCATTGTTTCGCGTATTGTAGGTTATGTGTCTTCAACCAATTTATATCACTATAGTGCAATTAAGGTTAATGACAGAAGAattctttcttaataaaatggaaaaagttACATTGTACgacaaagataatgataaGGTGTATGATATAATGTTATCTCCAGAAGATGCACGCCGTGTTGCTgtaggtaaaataaaaaaatattaattttaataattgttacgaTTCAATAACCTTGCAAACTATATTACAAAGTCTTCTTTAAAGTAAATTGTGTTACTTTAaagaaagtttatttataattaataattatataattttgttttaataattatataatttattagttcATCAAtagtttcattaatttaatttttgataaatcatATTCTTTCTAATATTATGTAGATATCACCTTTGCAACaagtattttaaatgcatcaattatggaaaaaaatataactgagaaaaatgaaattacatCAGAAAACTTAAATGAAAATACGCAGTCTGACGCAATGTCAGAAGCCTCCGATGTACATATTCAATCAACAGACATCTCTGAAGAAAGTAAGTTAATATTGTCTTtaatattcgtattttttattttaatattgtatgatttctacttttatcaattgtttttGAGAATGTGTTtagttatatgttatattttataggttCTTTATATCGTTGGCCAGAAGCATCTGTTCTTCTTTTATTGCGAACATATGAGGAGAtggaagaaaaattgaatactgGAAAATTATCGCATAAGAAATGTTGGGAACTAATTgctcaaatattgaaaaaaaatggatgTAATGTAACAGGGCCACAATGTGCCTCAAAGTTTAGAAGTTTAAAGAAAACATATAAATCGATTAAAGACCATAATTCCAAATCTGGGAATAATCGACGAACATGGCAGCATTttgaagtataattttttattaacatctaattttttattgacattGCTCTTCtatataatctattttaaaaggaaaaatttaaattttatccaagtatatgaaattataaatagtgGATGAAGTAAGTTTTTTGACAAATATGCATAACTTGTATACTTATTGTTTTATAGGTCATGGATAatatgttttcaaaaaaagccTGGTGCAAACCTGTAGCACTTGCTTCGTCAACTGgtcaatcaattaaaaatataaacacagAAGAATATTTTCCAACTTGCTCTAAGTTTTCCAATGATTCTTGTTCTGAGAAGGAAAATGATTTGTCTGAGAAgagtatattaaattttaattattgaaaacattttataggGCGCGTTTTTATTTGCTAGATTGGTTGTACGctagtaaaataatagaaatgcatacaacatttttagtaatttactgGCTTATACAATCAATCTAGCAAGTAAAAATGCACCCTGTGccgctaattttattttataataatattaattttatatatatattatatatataataaattttatattattataatatatatatatataattaattttatatatataataaacttcatttatttttaggtCTGAAAATCACGAAGACATC from Linepithema humile isolate Giens D197 chromosome 2, Lhum_UNIL_v1.0, whole genome shotgun sequence encodes:
- the LOC136998287 gene encoding uncharacterized protein, producing MCLQPIYITIVQLRLMTEEFFLNKMEKVTLYDKDNDKVYDIMLSPEDARRVAVDITFATSILNASIMEKNITEKNEITSENLNENTQSDAMSEASDVHIQSTDISEESSLYRWPEASVLLLLRTYEEMEEKLNTGKLSHKKCWELIAQILKKNGCNVTGPQCASKFRSLKKTYKSIKDHNSKSGNNRRTWQHFEVMDNMFSKKAWCKPVALASSTGQSIKNINTEEYFPTCSKFSNDSCSEKENDLSEKSLKITKTSTVTKLLQERLVQKEEHERKKQKRHDERMLIEMKLVDALTQFLNK